A stretch of Oryza brachyantha chromosome 4, ObraRS2, whole genome shotgun sequence DNA encodes these proteins:
- the LOC102703487 gene encoding aspartic proteinase nepenthesin-1-like produces the protein MMRGGASAVSLLVFLVFSSATVSLTCGAGLHLELTHVDAGGSYTTAERARRAVERSQRRLGCKPSAGDVHAPVKWAGLAAGEYVAEFLIGDPARRVEAIVDTGSDFIWTQCTACLPDHCFKQNVPLYNYSASHSAKPVPCTDKLCKGDVAVYGCDRQDGSCVFKVGYVSGAFAGHLGKEVFTFPSGAVELAFGCVSRNSIGEGGFDGPSGILGLGRGVLSLVSQTAAGKFSYCLTPYASGDKVSSHLFVGDSANLTGESPVLSIKFVKNPTDRPYYLYYYLPLVGITVGKTRLPIPSTLFDLRQVGPGNWSGGVLIDSGSTISLLVDGAYKALAAELTKQIGGNPVPPPSTTLAEMLDLCFARGDVDKKAPALLLHFSAGVDMPVPPANYWMPVDNSTACMAIARSNDTSSIIGNFQQQDLHVLYDLEQGQLSFQPADCSKL, from the coding sequence ATGATGCGTGGTGGTGCTAGTGCTGTGTCGCTCCTCGTGTTCTTGGTTTTCTCTAGTGCCACCGTTTCCCTGACTTGTGGCGCAGGCCTCCACCTCGAGCTCACCCACGTCGACGCCGGGGGAAGCTACACCACCGCcgagcgcgcgcgccgcgccgtcgaaCGCAGCCAGCGGCGCCTGGGGTGCAAGCCgtccgccggcgacgtccaCGCGCCCGTGAAGTGGGCTGGTTTGGCGGCCGGCGAGTACGTCGCCGAGTTCCTGATCGGCGACCCGGCACGGCGCGTGGAGGCCATCGTCGACACCGGCAGCGACTTCATCTGGACGCAGTGCACCGCCTGCCTCCCCGACCACTGCTTCAAGCAGAACGTCCCTCTCTACAACTACTCGGCGTCGCACAGCGCCAAGCCCGTTCCTTGCACCGACAAGCTCTGCAAGGGTGACGTCGCCGTGTACGGGTGCGACCGCCAGGACGGCAGCTGTGTCTTCAAGGTCGGTTACGTCTCCGGTGCCTTCGCCGGCCATCTCGGCAAGGAGGTCTTCACCTTCCCGTCCGGCGCCGTTGAGCTTGCCTTCGGGTGCGTCAGCCGCAACAGTATTGGCGAGGGAGGGTTCGACGGCCCGTCTGGCATCCTCGGGCTTGGTCGCGGCGTTCTCTCGTTGGTGTCACAGACGGCCGCCGGCAAGTTCTCCTACTGCCTCACGCCCTACGCCAGCGGCGACAAGGTGTCCAGCCACCTGTTCGTCGGCGACTCGGCGAACTTGACCGGCGAAAGCCCCGTGCTATCCATCAAGTTCGTGAAGAACCCTACAGATCGCCCGTACTATCTGTACTACTACCTGCCTCTCGTCGGAATAACCGTCGGCAAGACCAGGCTGCCCATTCCGAGCACCCTGTTCGATCTCCGGCAGGTCGGCCCCGGGAACTGGTCGGGCGGTGTCCTCATCGACTCCGGCAGCACGATCTCATTGCTGGTCGACGGCGCGTACAAGGCTCTAGCGGCGGAGCTGACCAAGCAGATCGGCGGAAACCCGGTGCCACCACCGTCCACCACGCTCGCCGAGATGCTGGACCTGTGCTTCGCTCGAGGGGACGTCGACAAGAAGGCGCCGGCTCTGCTCCTCCACTTCAGCGCCGGCGTCGACATGCCCGTGCCTCCGGCGAACTACTGGATGCCCGTGGACAATTCCACGGCGTGCATGGCGATCGCCAGGTCGAACGACACGAGCAGCATCATTGGCAATTTCCAGCAGCAGGACTTGCATGTGCTGTACGACCTCGAGCAGGGGCAGCTCTCCTTCCAGCCCGCCGACTGCAGCAAGCTCTGA